Proteins from a genomic interval of Bradyrhizobium sp. CCGB01:
- a CDS encoding ABC transporter substrate-binding protein, whose amino-acid sequence MRPIHLRRALTGALVAASLAALPVRAETLDKVTFGTNWVAEAEHGGFFQAVADGTYKKYGLDVTIVPGGPNENNRMLLIAGKIDFFMAANTLMSFDAVANNVPVVTIAAVFQKDPQVMLTQPDAKVAKIEDLKPLTLFVSKEGMTSYFQWLKSEYGFSEKNVRPYNFNPQPFIANPKSAMQGYVTSEPFAVEKAAGFKPNVLLLADSGFNTYSTLIETRRDVVEKKPDLVQRFVDASMIGWYNYIYRDNSAGNAMIKKLNPEMTDELLAYSVAKMKEYGIVDSGESLKNGIGAMSDDRYSSFFNKMVKAGVVKPDLDFRKSYTLRFVNKGVGVELRPSKP is encoded by the coding sequence ATGCGCCCCATCCATCTGCGGCGAGCGTTAACGGGGGCCCTGGTGGCCGCATCTCTCGCGGCCCTGCCTGTGCGTGCCGAGACGCTGGACAAGGTCACCTTCGGCACCAATTGGGTCGCCGAGGCCGAACATGGCGGCTTCTTCCAGGCGGTCGCCGACGGGACCTACAAGAAGTATGGGCTCGACGTCACCATCGTTCCCGGCGGTCCGAACGAGAACAACCGGATGCTGCTGATCGCCGGCAAGATCGATTTCTTCATGGCCGCGAACACGCTGATGTCGTTCGACGCGGTGGCCAACAACGTCCCCGTCGTCACGATTGCCGCGGTCTTCCAGAAGGATCCGCAGGTGATGCTGACGCAGCCCGATGCCAAGGTCGCCAAAATTGAGGACCTCAAGCCGCTGACGCTGTTCGTCTCCAAGGAGGGCATGACCAGCTACTTCCAGTGGCTGAAGTCCGAATACGGTTTCAGCGAGAAGAACGTCCGTCCCTATAATTTCAATCCGCAGCCCTTCATCGCCAACCCCAAGAGCGCGATGCAAGGCTACGTCACCTCCGAGCCCTTCGCCGTCGAGAAAGCCGCGGGCTTCAAGCCGAACGTGCTGCTGCTCGCCGATTCCGGCTTCAACACCTATTCGACCCTGATCGAGACCCGCCGCGACGTGGTCGAGAAGAAGCCCGACCTGGTGCAGCGCTTCGTCGATGCCTCGATGATCGGCTGGTACAACTACATCTACCGCGACAATTCCGCGGGCAACGCCATGATCAAGAAGCTCAATCCGGAGATGACCGACGAGCTGCTCGCCTATTCCGTCGCCAAGATGAAGGAATACGGCATCGTCGATTCCGGCGAGTCGCTGAAAAACGGTATCGGCGCGATGAGCGACGATCGCTACAGCTCCTTCTTCAACAAGATGGTGAAGGCCGGCGTCGTGAAGCCCGATCTCGATTTCCGCAAATCCTACACCCTGCGCTTCGTCAACAAGGGCGTCGGCGTCGAGCTGCGCCCCAGCAAGCCGTAA
- a CDS encoding creatininase family protein yields MNSSPPRDWADINWSATAPSEPSRWIAVLPLAATEQHGPHLPLATDVLIADAYLARVRELLPADVPATFLPIEPVGISTEHIDYPGTQTLPTDAALKRWTGIGGDIARRGMKKLVIITSHGGNSAAMMLVAQDLRAHHRLFVVTTSWSRLSGAEKLFPADEVRHGIHGGAVETSIMLARYPDQVRVDAIADFPASSIAMEKQYRWLSTQRPAPFAWQAQDLHASGAIGNATLAVPEKGEQLLDQGATAFCELLAEVDNFDVSRLAKGPLG; encoded by the coding sequence ATGAATTCGTCTCCGCCCCGCGACTGGGCCGACATCAACTGGAGCGCGACCGCGCCCTCGGAACCCTCGCGCTGGATCGCGGTGCTGCCGCTGGCGGCGACCGAGCAGCACGGGCCGCATCTGCCGCTCGCGACCGACGTGCTGATCGCGGACGCCTATCTCGCGCGCGTGCGCGAGCTGTTGCCCGCGGATGTTCCGGCGACGTTCCTGCCCATCGAACCGGTCGGGATTTCCACCGAGCATATCGACTATCCGGGCACGCAAACGCTGCCGACTGACGCCGCGCTCAAGCGATGGACAGGGATCGGCGGGGACATCGCGCGCCGCGGAATGAAGAAGCTCGTCATCATCACCAGCCATGGCGGCAACAGCGCGGCCATGATGCTGGTCGCGCAGGATCTTCGCGCGCATCACAGGCTATTCGTGGTGACGACGTCGTGGTCGCGGCTGTCGGGCGCGGAGAAACTGTTCCCGGCGGATGAAGTGCGCCACGGCATTCACGGCGGCGCGGTCGAAACCTCGATCATGCTGGCACGCTATCCCGATCAGGTGCGCGTTGATGCGATCGCGGATTTTCCCGCGAGCAGCATCGCGATGGAGAAGCAATATCGCTGGCTGTCGACGCAGCGGCCCGCACCGTTCGCCTGGCAGGCGCAGGATCTCCACGCCAGCGGCGCAATCGGGAATGCGACGCTCGCCGTCCCCGAGAAGGGCGAGCAGCTGCTTGATCAGGGCGCGACGGCCTTCTGCGAGCTGCTGGCTGAAGTCGATAACTTCGACGTGAGCAGGCTCGCCAAAGGGCCTCTCGGTTAG